Proteins from one Mycobacterium sp. EPa45 genomic window:
- a CDS encoding DMT family transporter has translation MTAHPARVGAALAVGAMVCVQLGLAVAIGLIGRIGAEGAAWLRVAWAGVLLLVVRPRPSAFTRATFGICVLLGVVTALTTMLFMAALARIPMGTASALEFLGPLAVAVISGRGRGRWVWPALAAVGVAALTQPVQGAIDVVGVGFALGAAVCWAAYILLTQRVGDRVSGLQGLGVSMPVAAVTITAAVGWAVLPRMTPDLILIGLGLAVLLPIAPFVLELLALRRLNTAAFGTLMSLEPALALLIGFVVVHQVPTSWAILGVGFVVAAGIGAARSGSRDGPAPIQLG, from the coding sequence ATGACCGCACATCCGGCCCGCGTGGGTGCTGCCCTGGCGGTGGGCGCGATGGTGTGCGTCCAGCTCGGGCTTGCGGTGGCGATCGGACTGATCGGCCGGATCGGGGCCGAGGGCGCCGCGTGGCTGCGGGTGGCCTGGGCCGGGGTGCTGCTGCTGGTGGTGCGCCCGCGGCCCTCTGCATTCACCCGCGCCACATTCGGGATCTGCGTGCTGCTCGGTGTCGTGACTGCGCTGACCACCATGTTGTTCATGGCCGCGCTGGCGCGCATTCCGATGGGGACGGCCAGCGCCCTGGAGTTTCTCGGACCACTGGCCGTCGCGGTCATCAGCGGCCGCGGGCGAGGCCGCTGGGTGTGGCCGGCGCTGGCCGCAGTCGGCGTCGCGGCGCTGACGCAGCCGGTGCAGGGTGCAATCGACGTGGTGGGGGTGGGGTTCGCGCTGGGTGCTGCCGTCTGCTGGGCGGCGTACATCCTGCTGACTCAGCGTGTCGGCGATCGAGTAAGCGGGCTGCAGGGTCTCGGGGTGTCCATGCCGGTGGCCGCCGTCACCATCACCGCGGCAGTCGGCTGGGCGGTGCTGCCCCGGATGACGCCGGACCTGATTCTCATTGGCCTCGGCCTGGCCGTATTGCTGCCGATCGCGCCATTCGTCCTCGAGTTGCTGGCATTGCGCCGCCTGAACACCGCGGCGTTCGGGACGCTGATGAGCCTGGAGCCCGCGCTGGCGCTGTTGATCGGGTTCGTCGTCGTGCACCAGGTTCCCACGTCGTGGGCGATCCTCGGTGTCGGCTTCGTCGTGGCCGCCGGGATCGGGGCGGCCCGCTCCGGCAGCCGCGACGGCCCGGCCCCCATTCAGCTCGGGTAG
- a CDS encoding MFS transporter, with amino-acid sequence MRGIGYRRPGLLVATLSVVALTVAVLQTGVVPVLGVMARQLHASPVDVSWAVTANLLAAAATTPLIGRLADLYSKKRVLLAVLAVVLIGSLLAALTSSLPLLITARVLQGASYSLYPIGVSILREELPADRLMRAMAVLSGSLGFGGGMGLVVTGLLMRGDAGYHRVFWLTTVFTVLVIVAVLAVLPTRSRTSEGTVDWAGAAGLALGLSAVLLAITQGHGWGWASPATIGCLAAGLAVLTAWWWWERRSARPLVSTVMLSRRPILLTNLATILVGMGLYFAFLGLTDFVEAPMDSGYGFGATVLGASVVFLLPGALAGFVTAVASGRYIDRFGARVVLMIGAGAGVLGFVLLAVLHDEPWQVIMAGVLANAYISLAYGALPALVVREVDADETGVATSMNAIARTVGSSIAAAIVAVLLGRSQHGHIPESSFTVIFALGAITAAAAMLLIAITRSRLRPLVSIDDVTESRAMNHEWG; translated from the coding sequence ATGCGCGGCATCGGCTATCGCAGGCCGGGATTGCTCGTCGCCACCCTGAGCGTCGTCGCCCTGACCGTGGCGGTGCTGCAGACCGGTGTGGTGCCGGTCCTCGGCGTGATGGCACGGCAGTTGCATGCCTCGCCGGTCGATGTCAGTTGGGCGGTGACGGCGAATCTGCTGGCGGCCGCCGCCACCACTCCCCTCATCGGGCGGCTGGCCGATCTGTACAGCAAGAAGCGGGTGCTGCTCGCCGTCCTCGCGGTCGTGCTCATCGGCTCCTTGCTGGCCGCGCTGACGTCGTCGCTTCCACTGCTGATCACCGCGCGGGTGTTGCAGGGCGCGTCGTACTCGCTGTACCCGATCGGGGTGTCGATCCTGCGTGAGGAGTTGCCCGCCGACCGGCTCATGCGTGCCATGGCCGTGCTGTCCGGGTCCCTGGGGTTCGGCGGCGGCATGGGCCTGGTGGTCACCGGTCTGCTGATGCGCGGCGACGCCGGGTATCACCGGGTGTTCTGGCTGACAACGGTGTTCACCGTGCTGGTGATCGTCGCGGTGCTCGCGGTACTGCCGACCCGCTCCCGCACCTCGGAGGGGACGGTCGACTGGGCCGGGGCGGCCGGGCTTGCCCTGGGTCTGTCGGCGGTGCTCCTGGCGATCACCCAGGGGCATGGCTGGGGCTGGGCTTCGCCGGCCACGATCGGATGTCTGGCCGCCGGGCTGGCGGTGCTGACCGCCTGGTGGTGGTGGGAACGCCGCAGCGCCCGCCCGCTGGTGTCGACGGTGATGCTGTCGAGACGGCCGATCCTGTTGACCAATCTCGCGACGATCCTGGTCGGGATGGGTTTGTATTTCGCGTTCCTGGGTCTCACCGACTTCGTCGAGGCACCGATGGACAGCGGCTACGGCTTCGGTGCGACGGTGCTGGGCGCCAGCGTCGTGTTCCTGTTGCCCGGTGCGCTCGCCGGTTTCGTGACCGCCGTGGCCAGCGGACGCTACATCGACCGCTTCGGCGCTCGCGTGGTCCTGATGATCGGCGCCGGCGCCGGTGTCCTCGGTTTCGTTCTGCTGGCAGTGCTGCACGACGAGCCATGGCAGGTGATCATGGCCGGGGTGCTGGCCAACGCCTACATCAGTCTGGCCTACGGCGCGCTGCCCGCCCTGGTCGTGCGCGAGGTCGACGCCGACGAAACCGGCGTCGCCACAAGCATGAACGCGATCGCACGAACGGTCGGCAGCTCCATCGCCGCCGCGATCGTCGCGGTGCTGCTGGGCCGGTCGCAACATGGCCACATCCCGGAGAGCAGCTTCACCGTCATCTTCGCCCTCGGTGCGATCACCGCGGCGGCAGCGATGCTGCTGATCGCGATCACTCGCTCGCGGCTGCGGCCTCTTGTCTCGATCGACGACGTCACCGAGTCGCGCGCGATGAACCACGAGTGGGGCTGA
- a CDS encoding acyl-CoA thioesterase domain-containing protein, whose amino-acid sequence MATRPAHFISDPDGMFHPTENARSRWGDDMLNGPAVVSLAAFNLEQRFGLPEFLPARLTVDLFKAARRVPTTVRSRLIRDGRRIRNSECDVIQGDVIVARATLVQYRFSEPPPGEEWFADAVFTPPSNGEQHAFFIGSDDVGWIADGAAHQNASRKRVYHSPIDVVAGHDITPFVRTVVVAEATSLVSNLGTKGIGYINGDLTVALSRLPRSEHIGVQGDSHWVSDGISVGTGTLFDDAGPFGTGLVTAIANPAAQIDFSAPGSIPKLSV is encoded by the coding sequence ATGGCCACCCGACCGGCGCATTTCATATCCGATCCCGACGGCATGTTCCATCCGACGGAGAACGCCCGAAGTCGCTGGGGCGACGACATGCTCAACGGGCCCGCGGTAGTCAGCCTGGCGGCGTTCAATCTGGAGCAGCGGTTCGGGCTGCCCGAGTTCCTGCCGGCGCGCCTCACCGTCGACCTGTTCAAGGCGGCGCGGCGAGTGCCGACGACGGTCCGCTCGCGGCTGATTCGCGACGGTCGCCGGATCCGCAATTCGGAGTGCGACGTCATCCAGGGTGACGTGATTGTCGCGCGGGCGACCCTGGTGCAGTATCGGTTCTCCGAACCACCGCCCGGCGAGGAATGGTTCGCTGACGCCGTTTTCACCCCGCCCTCGAACGGCGAGCAGCATGCCTTTTTCATCGGCAGCGACGACGTCGGTTGGATCGCCGACGGAGCAGCCCACCAGAACGCGTCGCGCAAACGCGTCTACCACAGCCCGATCGACGTGGTCGCCGGTCACGACATCACGCCGTTCGTCCGCACTGTCGTCGTCGCCGAGGCGACCAGCCTGGTGAGCAACCTCGGTACCAAGGGCATCGGCTACATCAACGGTGATCTCACGGTCGCGCTGTCCCGGCTGCCACGGTCGGAACACATTGGCGTGCAGGGTGATTCGCATTGGGTATCGGACGGTATCTCGGTCGGTACCGGGACGCTGTTCGACGATGCGGGCCCGTTCGGGACCGGTCTGGTCACTGCGATCGCCAATCCGGCGGCTCAGATCGACTTCAGCGCGCCGGGTTCGATACCGAAATTGAGCGTCTGA
- a CDS encoding P1 family peptidase, with the protein MTSPAALTADGRPRVRGLGVSLPGDPGPLNAITDVPGVEVGVATLVAGDAVRTGVTAILPRGRSGLGQPCAAGWFSLNGNGEMTGTTWIEESGAFNLPVLLSNTHAVGACHTGVISWVNRVDPVLARQWLLPVCAETWDGYLNDINGGHVRPEHAEAALDTATGGPVPEGSVGGGTGMNCYEFKGGNGTASRLVRYASHTFTVSAFVQANFGARRELTVAGRHIGPHLDVENPLDGDWFERDLNRPPPGAGSVIAVIATDAPLLPGQCKALARRVPLGLARTGTTGSHFSGDIFLAFSTADAPDLASRFPIGPVADDEFGHVRFLPWGRMDDLYAAVVHSVEEAVLNALVVNADMVGRAGHRSPALPHDQLRALL; encoded by the coding sequence ATGACGTCTCCTGCGGCATTGACCGCCGACGGCCGGCCGCGCGTCCGCGGCCTCGGCGTTTCCCTTCCCGGCGACCCCGGCCCACTCAACGCGATCACCGACGTGCCCGGCGTCGAGGTCGGAGTCGCGACTCTGGTGGCCGGCGACGCGGTCCGGACCGGTGTGACGGCGATCCTGCCACGCGGCCGGTCCGGACTCGGCCAGCCCTGCGCGGCCGGATGGTTTTCGCTCAACGGCAACGGCGAGATGACCGGCACGACCTGGATCGAGGAGTCCGGTGCGTTCAATCTTCCTGTGCTGCTGTCGAATACGCATGCGGTCGGGGCCTGCCATACGGGCGTGATCTCCTGGGTCAACCGGGTCGACCCGGTCCTGGCGCGGCAGTGGCTTTTGCCGGTGTGCGCTGAAACCTGGGACGGCTACCTCAATGACATCAACGGTGGGCACGTGCGACCCGAGCATGCCGAAGCGGCCCTGGACACAGCCACCGGGGGCCCGGTGCCGGAGGGCTCAGTCGGCGGCGGTACCGGGATGAACTGTTATGAGTTCAAGGGCGGCAATGGAACCGCGTCCCGGCTGGTCCGCTACGCGAGCCATACCTTCACGGTGAGCGCGTTCGTCCAGGCGAATTTTGGTGCGCGCCGGGAGCTCACCGTGGCCGGGCGTCACATCGGGCCCCACCTGGACGTCGAGAACCCCTTGGACGGCGACTGGTTCGAGCGTGATCTCAACCGGCCGCCGCCCGGCGCGGGTTCGGTGATCGCGGTGATCGCGACAGACGCGCCGCTGCTACCCGGGCAGTGCAAGGCACTCGCCCGGCGGGTACCGCTGGGGCTGGCCCGCACCGGCACCACCGGCAGCCACTTCTCCGGCGATATCTTCCTGGCTTTCTCCACGGCTGACGCACCGGATCTTGCCAGCCGGTTCCCCATCGGCCCGGTTGCCGATGACGAGTTCGGTCACGTGAGGTTCCTGCCGTGGGGCCGCATGGACGACCTCTACGCGGCTGTCGTACACAGCGTCGAGGAGGCCGTGCTCAATGCGTTGGTGGTCAACGCCGACATGGTGGGCCGTGCGGGACACCGCTCCCCGGCACTACCGCACGATCAACTGCGCGCGCTGCTGTGA
- a CDS encoding sulfurtransferase, with protein MTGRADVLITAAALVDRLAAGEPVTVLDVRWTLSEPDGRERYLQGHVPGAVYVSLDDELTDHRVTGRGRHPLPSGSAVQAAARRWGVRDGCPVVVYDDWNRAGSARAWWVLTAAGVADVRILDGGWSAWKAAGGPVETDSVDPAPGDVTVAYEDLYAGALPTLTADEVSNGPLLDARAPERFRGEVEPVDPVAGHIPGARNLPSTMLLSEQETFLDGTALAGLLTERGIEPGEPIGVYCGSGITAAVAVAALTAAGRDTALFPGSWSQWSSDPDRPVARGEQ; from the coding sequence ATGACGGGGCGCGCTGACGTGCTGATCACCGCTGCAGCGTTGGTCGACCGCTTGGCGGCCGGTGAACCGGTGACCGTGTTGGATGTGCGCTGGACCTTGAGTGAACCAGATGGGCGGGAGCGCTACCTGCAGGGGCACGTGCCCGGTGCGGTGTACGTCTCGTTGGACGACGAGCTGACCGACCACAGGGTGACGGGCCGCGGGCGGCATCCGCTGCCGTCGGGGTCGGCGGTGCAGGCCGCCGCGCGCCGCTGGGGTGTCCGCGACGGGTGCCCGGTCGTCGTCTACGACGATTGGAACCGGGCGGGCTCGGCGCGGGCCTGGTGGGTGCTGACGGCGGCGGGCGTAGCGGACGTGCGCATCCTCGACGGTGGCTGGTCGGCATGGAAGGCAGCGGGTGGACCGGTGGAAACCGATTCGGTGGATCCCGCACCGGGCGACGTCACGGTGGCATACGAGGACCTTTACGCCGGCGCCTTACCCACGCTGACCGCCGATGAGGTCAGCAACGGGCCGCTGCTCGACGCCCGCGCGCCGGAGCGGTTCCGTGGCGAGGTGGAACCCGTCGACCCGGTGGCCGGGCACATCCCCGGGGCGCGCAACCTGCCGAGCACGATGCTGCTCAGCGAGCAGGAGACTTTTCTCGATGGCACCGCCCTGGCTGGGCTGCTGACCGAGCGCGGCATCGAGCCCGGAGAGCCGATCGGTGTGTACTGCGGGTCGGGGATCACCGCCGCGGTGGCCGTCGCGGCGTTGACTGCGGCGGGGCGGGACACGGCGCTGTTCCCGGGGTCCTGGTCGCAATGGAGCTCCGATCCGGACCGGCCCGTCGCCCGCGGTGAGCAGTGA
- a CDS encoding potassium channel family protein — translation MVDREIADETTDYASRQQRWEGLAEWPLAACAGVFLALFSVKVLAQPHGLSAHIIHGLLFVLYLPFLLDYVARLVLAEHRTRWFVRHLLDLVIVVLPLMGPLLLLRLVALVGALQRAVGDAIRGRVVAYTAFSAVLLVYAASLAVLQVERPVAGANIKSFGDAVWWSVTTITTVGYGDLYPVTVLGRVVAALLMIGGISMVGAITATIASWIVQRVAAEDSAQQAATVAHIESLQAEVSRLADLVAAQTEGSRR, via the coding sequence ATCGTTGATCGTGAGATAGCCGACGAGACAACGGATTACGCCTCGCGGCAGCAGCGGTGGGAGGGGCTGGCAGAGTGGCCGCTGGCGGCATGCGCCGGGGTCTTTCTCGCGCTGTTCTCGGTCAAGGTGCTGGCTCAACCACACGGCTTGAGCGCGCACATCATCCACGGGCTGCTGTTCGTGCTCTACCTGCCCTTCCTCCTCGACTATGTCGCGCGTCTGGTCCTGGCCGAACATCGGACGCGGTGGTTCGTCCGCCACCTGCTCGATCTTGTGATCGTGGTGTTGCCGCTGATGGGTCCGCTACTCCTGCTGCGACTCGTCGCGCTCGTCGGTGCCCTGCAGCGTGCGGTCGGCGACGCGATCCGGGGCCGCGTGGTGGCGTATACCGCATTCAGTGCGGTCCTCCTGGTTTACGCGGCATCGCTGGCAGTGCTGCAAGTTGAACGACCTGTGGCCGGAGCCAACATCAAGAGCTTCGGTGATGCCGTGTGGTGGTCAGTCACCACGATCACCACCGTCGGTTACGGCGACCTGTATCCGGTGACCGTCCTGGGGCGGGTCGTCGCCGCACTGCTCATGATCGGTGGGATCAGCATGGTCGGTGCGATCACTGCCACCATCGCAAGCTGGATCGTGCAGCGGGTCGCGGCGGAGGACAGCGCGCAGCAAGCCGCCACCGTCGCCCACATCGAGAGCCTGCAAGCCGAGGTGTCGCGGCTCGCGGACCTCGTTGCCGCGCAGACCGAGGGCAGTCGCCGGTGA
- a CDS encoding thiolase family protein yields the protein MTRGPFDGKAVITGAGKSQVGRRLGRTGLELTVEAVLRAIADAGLDVDEVDGIASYPGAVAGNPGFSGANVTEVRTALGLRSRWYMSGLETAGQIGPVIEACMAVTLGLANHVVVFRSVWESTAAQQAGGGHASVLLGGGGKLPPQMEWTAPFGALSAANWLAMPAQRYMHDFGLTREQLGAIALNARRNAGRNPDAVYRDPLTMEDYLSARMISEPLCLYDCDVPCDGATAVIVSRRDASGGLPRRPLTVESVGPGMFERPTWEQRFDLTTMAAHDSAATLWEHTELRPGDVDMAQLYDGFSFLTVMWLEALGFCEHGRVGEFIEGGGRIALDGELPLNTSGGQLSGGRLHGMGFLHEACVQLWEEGGERQAPRTPEVVAVGVGGGPVAGSMLVSSR from the coding sequence GTGACACGCGGGCCGTTCGACGGCAAGGCCGTCATCACCGGAGCCGGCAAGTCGCAGGTCGGGCGCCGCCTGGGCCGCACCGGACTGGAACTGACCGTCGAAGCGGTGTTGCGGGCGATCGCCGACGCCGGGCTGGATGTCGACGAGGTCGACGGCATTGCCAGCTATCCGGGCGCGGTAGCCGGTAACCCGGGCTTCTCCGGTGCCAACGTCACCGAAGTGCGTACCGCCCTGGGGCTGCGCAGCAGGTGGTACATGTCCGGGCTGGAGACCGCGGGGCAGATCGGACCGGTGATCGAAGCCTGCATGGCCGTCACCCTCGGGCTGGCCAACCATGTGGTGGTGTTCCGGTCGGTATGGGAGTCGACGGCGGCGCAGCAAGCCGGTGGGGGGCACGCCTCGGTGTTGCTCGGCGGTGGCGGAAAGTTGCCGCCGCAGATGGAGTGGACCGCGCCGTTCGGCGCGCTGTCGGCGGCCAACTGGCTGGCGATGCCTGCCCAGCGGTACATGCACGACTTCGGGCTCACCCGTGAGCAACTCGGCGCGATCGCGCTGAACGCCCGTCGTAACGCGGGTCGCAACCCTGACGCCGTCTACCGCGACCCACTGACGATGGAGGACTATTTGTCCGCGCGGATGATCTCGGAACCGTTGTGCCTGTACGACTGCGATGTTCCCTGCGACGGCGCCACCGCGGTCATCGTCTCCCGCAGGGACGCCAGCGGCGGATTGCCCCGCCGGCCGCTGACCGTCGAATCCGTCGGCCCGGGCATGTTCGAAAGACCAACGTGGGAACAGCGTTTCGACCTGACTACGATGGCCGCCCACGACTCGGCCGCCACGTTGTGGGAGCACACCGAGCTGCGACCGGGTGACGTCGACATGGCCCAGTTGTACGACGGCTTCAGCTTCCTGACCGTCATGTGGTTGGAGGCACTCGGATTCTGCGAGCACGGGCGGGTCGGTGAATTCATCGAGGGCGGTGGGCGGATCGCCCTTGACGGCGAGTTACCGCTGAACACCAGCGGCGGCCAGCTGTCGGGCGGACGCCTGCACGGTATGGGTTTCCTGCACGAGGCCTGCGTGCAGCTGTGGGAGGAGGGCGGCGAACGTCAGGCGCCACGCACCCCGGAGGTCGTCGCGGTCGGTGTCGGCGGCGGACCCGTCGCGGGTTCGATGTTGGTGAGCAGCCGATGA
- a CDS encoding Zn-ribbon domain-containing OB-fold protein: MSYQRPDLRLAPSPTPESEAFWTGGRDGNLLISRCRACGHFFHPPGPACWRCRSTDVAPEKVSGRGTVAAFSVDRQPWIPGFEPPYIVAMVEIAEEPGVRLITNVVDIEPADMRIGLEVEVFFEDWTGLSGGEDTRVWIPLFRPAAH; encoded by the coding sequence ATGAGCTATCAACGGCCGGATCTGCGGCTCGCGCCCAGTCCCACCCCCGAATCCGAGGCGTTCTGGACCGGGGGACGCGACGGAAACCTACTGATCAGCCGCTGCCGCGCCTGCGGACACTTCTTTCACCCGCCCGGACCCGCGTGCTGGCGCTGCCGCAGCACCGATGTCGCACCGGAGAAGGTGTCCGGGCGGGGGACCGTGGCGGCGTTCAGCGTCGACCGGCAGCCATGGATTCCCGGATTCGAGCCGCCCTACATCGTGGCTATGGTGGAAATTGCCGAGGAGCCCGGCGTTCGGCTGATCACCAATGTCGTGGACATCGAGCCGGCGGACATGCGCATCGGGCTCGAGGTGGAAGTGTTCTTCGAAGACTGGACCGGGCTGTCAGGCGGGGAAGACACCCGGGTGTGGATACCGTTGTTCCGGCCCGCTGCTCATTGA
- a CDS encoding DUF1801 domain-containing protein, giving the protein MADDNLTASQRIDARIAEFDDWRGETLAQIRAVIKRADPDVVEEWKWRGVPVWSHAGMICTGETYKTAVKMTFAKGASLPDPSNLFNSSLEGNTRRAIDFHEGDAIEEEALAALIASAVELNLSSKSRSGKRG; this is encoded by the coding sequence ATGGCTGACGACAACCTCACCGCTTCGCAGCGGATCGATGCCCGAATCGCCGAGTTCGATGATTGGCGCGGCGAGACGCTGGCGCAGATCCGTGCCGTGATCAAACGTGCCGATCCGGACGTGGTGGAGGAGTGGAAGTGGCGCGGTGTGCCGGTGTGGTCACATGCCGGAATGATCTGCACGGGTGAGACATACAAGACGGCGGTCAAGATGACGTTCGCCAAAGGCGCGTCGCTGCCGGATCCGTCGAACCTGTTCAATTCCAGTCTGGAGGGGAACACCCGCCGCGCCATCGATTTTCACGAGGGCGACGCCATCGAGGAAGAAGCCCTTGCGGCCCTCATTGCGTCTGCGGTTGAACTGAACCTGTCGTCGAAGTCGCGGTCGGGTAAACGCGGGTAG
- a CDS encoding cytochrome C oxidase subunit IV family protein yields MTSVIRNPLTFVWALLTAVTVVSWLVSRDGGAAHQLNSTVTTVVLLIAAVKAQLVIWHFMEVRRAPAWLKAITSGWVVVVFAAMLGVYFAGV; encoded by the coding sequence ATGACATCGGTGATCCGTAATCCGCTGACCTTCGTCTGGGCGCTGCTCACCGCGGTCACGGTCGTGTCATGGTTGGTCTCCCGCGATGGCGGAGCCGCCCACCAGCTCAATTCGACGGTCACCACCGTGGTCCTTCTGATCGCGGCGGTGAAGGCGCAGTTGGTGATCTGGCACTTCATGGAAGTCCGTCGCGCGCCGGCGTGGCTGAAGGCCATCACCAGCGGATGGGTGGTCGTGGTCTTCGCGGCGATGCTCGGCGTGTACTTCGCCGGTGTCTAG
- a CDS encoding cytochrome c oxidase subunit 3 family protein, with product MSGSQRDVDAARGHVPGDPSMWFFVIGDLLIFGIYFVGYIYFRGQSPDLFLQSQARLNVDIGAVNTVVLLTSSLFVVLGTTAARAGNAPDALRRFVVALTLGAAFPVLKVFEWVPEITAGITPGTNLFFMFYFVMTGLHLCHVLLGLIILCFVIRNLKTAARPKISFVETGATYWHMVDVLWLVLFAAFYLMR from the coding sequence CTGAGCGGCTCCCAGCGAGACGTCGACGCCGCGCGTGGGCATGTGCCCGGTGACCCGAGCATGTGGTTCTTCGTCATCGGTGATCTGCTGATCTTCGGCATCTACTTCGTCGGCTACATTTATTTCCGCGGCCAGAGTCCCGATCTCTTCCTGCAGAGCCAGGCTCGGCTCAACGTGGACATCGGCGCGGTCAACACCGTTGTGCTGCTGACCAGTTCACTTTTTGTAGTCCTGGGTACCACCGCGGCGCGCGCAGGCAATGCACCGGATGCACTGCGCCGCTTCGTCGTTGCGCTGACGCTCGGCGCCGCCTTTCCGGTGTTGAAGGTGTTCGAATGGGTCCCCGAGATCACCGCAGGTATCACGCCCGGGACCAACCTGTTCTTCATGTTCTACTTCGTGATGACCGGTCTGCACCTGTGTCACGTTCTGCTGGGCCTCATCATCCTGTGCTTCGTGATCCGCAATCTGAAAACAGCTGCTAGGCCGAAGATCTCATTCGTCGAGACCGGTGCCACGTACTGGCACATGGTCGACGTCTTGTGGTTGGTCCTGTTCGCCGCGTTCTACTTGATGAGGTAA
- a CDS encoding TetR/AcrR family transcriptional regulator yields the protein MRETATSREAQRRRTRARVLDAAIVEFQRAGASSADINAIVEAAGVARSTFYFHFPTKEHVLLELIRRDEEFLGEELSRFLEARHDLGAVFEEVIRLVVELETRWGAALFRDVISLYFSPELARDERWSRHPTFVLLAAEIERARIRGELYDDVEAYDGAAFFLIGLHAVLISARDTGAARDVMLKKFVKSTLRSLRP from the coding sequence GTGCGAGAGACCGCGACGAGCCGCGAAGCCCAGCGTCGTCGGACGCGCGCGCGGGTTCTGGACGCCGCCATCGTCGAGTTTCAGCGGGCCGGTGCGAGTTCGGCGGATATCAACGCCATCGTCGAAGCCGCCGGCGTTGCCCGAAGCACCTTCTATTTTCACTTCCCGACCAAAGAGCATGTCCTGCTTGAGCTGATCCGCCGTGACGAAGAATTCCTCGGTGAGGAACTCAGCCGATTCCTGGAGGCCCGGCATGACCTGGGTGCGGTTTTCGAGGAAGTCATCAGGCTGGTCGTCGAGCTCGAAACTCGCTGGGGTGCAGCGCTTTTCCGGGATGTGATCAGCCTTTACTTTTCACCGGAGCTTGCCCGAGACGAACGGTGGAGCAGACACCCGACCTTCGTCTTGCTGGCCGCCGAGATCGAACGGGCCCGAATCCGCGGCGAACTCTACGACGACGTCGAGGCTTACGACGGTGCCGCCTTCTTCCTCATCGGACTGCATGCGGTACTCATCAGCGCCAGGGATACGGGTGCCGCGCGCGACGTGATGCTCAAGAAATTCGTGAAGAGCACGTTGCGCAGCCTTCGCCCTTAG
- a CDS encoding nuclear transport factor 2 family protein, whose product MFSGPIDDRLAIRERFDSYSDAVTRQDLDDYLDCWTNDGERYGSGGECRGLDELRTHWRGIWKALSHMAFMTQIGAIVVDGTTATARSYCLEQLRFHDGTTRQLVGAYDDELRRVDGVWRFSVRRYRVLIEDTGA is encoded by the coding sequence GTGTTCAGTGGCCCGATCGACGATCGCCTCGCCATCCGGGAACGCTTCGACAGCTACAGTGATGCGGTCACCCGGCAGGATCTCGACGACTACCTGGACTGCTGGACCAACGACGGTGAACGGTATGGCAGCGGTGGCGAGTGTCGCGGCCTCGACGAGCTGCGCACGCACTGGCGTGGCATTTGGAAAGCCCTGTCGCACATGGCATTCATGACTCAGATCGGGGCGATCGTCGTCGACGGAACGACCGCGACCGCGCGGTCCTACTGCTTGGAGCAGCTGCGCTTTCACGACGGAACAACACGCCAGCTCGTCGGGGCCTATGACGATGAACTGCGTCGCGTCGACGGGGTGTGGCGATTCAGTGTGCGCCGCTACCGCGTCCTCATCGAGGACACCGGCGCCTAA